A region of the Rhizobium sp. NLR16a genome:
CCCTGGTATGCCTATCTCGGCGGTCCGCTCGGCGTTGTCTTCGTGGCGGCCGGCAGTTGGGCGATTGCGCGGATCGGCGCAGTCAACTCGGCTCTGCTGATCATCGGCGGGCAGATGGTCACGGGGGTGGCGTTTGATTATCTCAGCGCCGTGCCGGCCTCCTTCTGGGCGAATGCCGGCGGGATTGTTCTCATCATAGGCGGAATGATGGTCAGCCGGGGACGGCGCAGGGCCGGCGCTCCGAAATAACCCCGGCGTCCGGCGGGAACGCCTCCCCGCCGCCGGATCACCAAGCCGCTGCATTCTCAAGCGAGGTATTTGGTAAACCAGTCGACCGTCCGCTGCCAGGCCAGCTTGGCCGCCGCCTCGTCGTAGCGCGGCGTGGTATCATTGTGGAAGCCGTGATTGACGTCGGGGTAGATATAGGCCTCATAGGTTTTTCCCGCGGCTTTCAGCGCCGCTTCATAGGCCGGCCAGCCTTCGTTGACGCCCGTGTCCAGCCCGGCATAGTGGAGCAGCAGCGGCGCCTTGATCTTCGGCACGTCTTCGGCGCGCGGCTGCCGGCCGTAGAACGGCACGGCTGCGGCCAGTTCGGGATAGGCGACCGCCGCGGCATTGGCCACGCCGCCGCCGTAGCAGAAGCCTGTTATGCCGACCTTGCCGGTGGTGAGGTCACCCTTCATCAGGAACTCGACCGCCGCGAAGAAGTCGTTCATCAGCTTTTCCGGATCGACTTTCTGCTGGAGCTCCCGCCCCTTTTCGTCATTGCCGGGATAACCGCCGACCGAAGTGAGGCCGTCGGGCGCCAGCGCGATGAAGCCGGCCTTCGCCACGCGCCGCGCCACATCCTCGATATAGGGGTTGAGGCCCCGGTTCTCGTGCACGACCACGACGGCGGCGACCTTGCCGGTGGCGTTTTTGGGGCGGACGAGATAGCCGCGCACATCGCCATTTCCTTTCGGCGAGGGGTAGGTGATGTATTCGGCGGCGATATCCGGATCGGTGGCCTCGACCTGGGTCGCCAACGCATAATTCGGG
Encoded here:
- a CDS encoding DMT family transporter → MTLFILLACLGGVLVGLSRQLNGRLSISTTPLIASFWNHAIGFAVLTCLGVVVGGLLPAGAAEAPWYAYLGGPLGVVFVAAGSWAIARIGAVNSALLIIGGQMVTGVAFDYLSAVPASFWANAGGIVLIIGGMMVSRGRRRAGAPK
- the yghX gene encoding YghX family hydrolase, with translation MTRMTAKDFPQELLELYDYYAHGRITKREFLDRAGKFAVGGVTAAAILASLSPNYALATQVEATDPDIAAEYITYPSPKGNGDVRGYLVRPKNATGKVAAVVVVHENRGLNPYIEDVARRVAKAGFIALAPDGLTSVGGYPGNDEKGRELQQKVDPEKLMNDFFAAVEFLMKGDLTTGKVGITGFCYGGGVANAAAVAYPELAAAVPFYGRQPRAEDVPKIKAPLLLHYAGLDTGVNEGWPAYEAALKAAGKTYEAYIYPDVNHGFHNDTTPRYDEAAAKLAWQRTVDWFTKYLA